In Lactococcus garvieae subsp. garvieae, the following proteins share a genomic window:
- the gatB gene encoding Asp-tRNA(Asn)/Glu-tRNA(Gln) amidotransferase subunit GatB — protein sequence MNFETVIGLEVHVELNTNSKIYSPTPAEFGSEPNVNTNVIDWGMPGVLPTLNKGVVVAGMKASLAMNMSIQKSMHFDRKNYFYPDNPKAYQISQADEPIGYNGSIEIELEDGTKSTVRIERAHIEEDAGKNTHGTDGYSYVDLNRQGVPLIEIVSEPDMRSADEAYAYLTALRELILYTGISDVKMEEGSMRCDANISLRPYGQEEFGVKTEVKNMNSFSNVKKALAFEIDRQAKILRAGGEIRQETRRFDDKTGETILMRVKEGASDYRYFPEPDLPRIEISEAWIDEVRAELPEFAAARRVRYVEEMGLSEYDARQLTSSKDVSDFFEAAVKLGGDAKLVSNWLQGEVAQYLNTAHLELKDIHLTPENLTEMLRLIADGTISSKIAKKVFLELAKNGGSAEAFVKKAGLVQISDPAVLLPIIHEVFAKNEQSVADYRGGKENAAKALVGQLMKATKGQANPTVAQKLLYQELDKD from the coding sequence ATGAACTTTGAAACAGTCATTGGACTTGAAGTCCATGTTGAGTTAAATACGAACTCAAAAATTTACAGCCCAACTCCAGCTGAATTTGGTTCTGAACCAAATGTGAATACCAATGTTATTGATTGGGGGATGCCAGGGGTTTTACCGACACTGAATAAAGGTGTTGTAGTGGCAGGGATGAAGGCTTCTCTTGCTATGAATATGTCGATTCAAAAGAGTATGCATTTTGATCGTAAAAATTATTTTTACCCTGATAACCCGAAAGCCTACCAAATTTCGCAAGCAGATGAACCTATTGGCTACAACGGCTCTATTGAAATTGAGCTTGAAGACGGTACAAAATCGACGGTGCGTATTGAGCGTGCACATATTGAAGAAGATGCTGGTAAAAATACGCACGGAACAGATGGCTATTCTTATGTTGATTTGAACCGTCAAGGGGTACCCTTGATTGAAATCGTCTCTGAGCCAGATATGCGAAGCGCTGATGAAGCTTATGCTTATTTGACCGCCTTACGTGAATTAATCCTCTATACAGGTATTTCTGATGTGAAGATGGAAGAGGGTTCTATGCGCTGCGATGCCAACATTTCATTGCGTCCTTATGGCCAAGAAGAGTTTGGTGTTAAAACAGAAGTGAAGAACATGAACTCTTTCAGTAATGTCAAGAAAGCCTTAGCCTTTGAAATTGATCGCCAAGCGAAGATTCTGCGTGCTGGTGGTGAAATTCGTCAAGAAACACGCCGTTTTGATGATAAAACAGGTGAAACGATCTTGATGCGTGTTAAAGAAGGTGCTTCTGATTACCGTTATTTCCCAGAACCAGATTTGCCACGTATTGAAATTTCTGAAGCTTGGATTGATGAAGTACGTGCTGAACTTCCTGAGTTTGCAGCAGCGCGCCGTGTACGTTATGTAGAGGAAATGGGTCTCAGTGAATACGATGCACGCCAGTTGACAAGCTCAAAAGATGTCTCTGATTTCTTTGAAGCAGCTGTGAAATTAGGTGGTGATGCCAAATTGGTATCCAACTGGCTTCAAGGTGAGGTTGCTCAGTACTTGAACACAGCACATCTGGAACTTAAAGATATTCACTTAACGCCAGAAAATCTCACAGAAATGTTGCGTTTGATTGCGGATGGGACAATTTCATCGAAAATTGCGAAAAAAGTCTTCCTCGAATTAGCTAAAAACGGCGGTTCAGCAGAAGCTTTCGTTAAAAAGGCCGGCTTGGTTCAAATCTCCGATCCAGCTGTACTCTTGCCAATTATTCATGAAGTGTTTGCTAAAAATGAGCAATCTGTTGCGGATTACCGTGGTGGTAAAGAAAATGCAGCTAAGGCTTTAGTTGGTCAGTTAATGAAAGCAACAAAAGGACAAGCTAATCCGACAGTAGCACAAAAACTGCTCTATCAAGAATTAGATAAAGACTAA
- a CDS encoding MATE family efflux transporter, translating to MKDLTKGNILKGLITFTLPLLLGNFFQVLYNTADTLIVGQTLGKNALASVGATGSINFLIVGFAQGMTAGLTIITAQRFGAKDAHAVKKSFVTGLYFTIAISLLLSVLSVLFVGQLLQLMQTPAEIYQGAHTFLSIMLGGLTATTLYAYYSNALRALGDSKTPLYALIVASILNIGFEYFAILVLHLGLAGASAATILAQCISVLYLVLHIKRKVPELHLNRKLLAYDTQEIRTHARLSIPMGFQSSIIAIGSITLQVALNTMGTNAVATQAIVSKIDQIAMLPMMSIGLAMATFGAQNFGAKQYRRINQGLFQALLIAVSWAIGFAILLVSLNYYFTTAFISPSQTAVIDMARHYYVVNGGFYWLLAILFVTRSTLQGLGNARIPTICGVAELVMRAAVAIIGVNLLNYTVIISSNPAAWIGSTAILIPTTIRMVRRFNRENIQEKIVLP from the coding sequence ATGAAAGATTTAACAAAAGGAAACATTCTCAAAGGTTTAATTACCTTCACCCTTCCCCTGCTCTTGGGAAACTTTTTTCAAGTGCTCTATAATACTGCAGACACACTGATTGTTGGTCAAACGCTAGGAAAAAATGCTCTTGCGTCAGTGGGTGCTACGGGTTCCATCAACTTTTTAATCGTTGGTTTTGCTCAAGGAATGACCGCAGGACTTACGATTATTACTGCGCAACGCTTTGGTGCCAAAGATGCACATGCTGTCAAAAAGTCCTTTGTGACAGGGCTGTATTTTACGATAGCTATCTCACTCTTGCTCAGTGTCTTGTCTGTTCTGTTTGTGGGTCAGTTGCTGCAACTTATGCAGACTCCCGCTGAGATTTACCAAGGCGCACATACTTTTTTAAGCATTATGTTAGGCGGACTTACAGCGACAACACTGTATGCTTATTATTCAAATGCACTGCGCGCACTGGGTGATTCCAAGACACCACTTTATGCACTTATCGTCGCCAGTATTTTAAATATAGGCTTTGAATACTTCGCAATCCTCGTTCTCCATTTAGGCTTAGCAGGAGCAAGTGCAGCTACCATTTTAGCCCAATGTATCTCTGTTCTCTATCTCGTTTTACATATTAAACGCAAGGTGCCTGAGTTACACCTTAATCGAAAACTTCTTGCTTACGATACCCAAGAAATTCGCACACATGCACGCCTGAGTATCCCCATGGGATTTCAGTCTAGTATTATCGCTATTGGTTCTATTACACTTCAAGTAGCACTTAACACTATGGGCACAAACGCTGTCGCAACTCAAGCTATTGTATCTAAGATTGATCAAATCGCGATGTTGCCAATGATGTCGATTGGACTTGCTATGGCTACCTTTGGGGCCCAAAACTTTGGTGCAAAACAATACCGCCGCATAAATCAAGGGCTTTTCCAAGCTCTTCTCATAGCTGTTTCCTGGGCGATTGGCTTCGCCATTCTTTTGGTAAGTTTGAACTACTACTTCACGACTGCTTTTATCTCACCGAGTCAAACAGCTGTTATCGATATGGCTAGACATTACTATGTTGTGAATGGTGGCTTCTATTGGCTACTTGCTATTCTCTTCGTCACGCGCTCCACACTACAAGGTTTGGGCAATGCGCGCATTCCGACGATTTGTGGCGTGGCAGAATTGGTCATGCGTGCCGCAGTGGCCATCATCGGAGTTAACCTCTTAAATTACACCGTGATTATTTCATCCAACCCAGCTGCTTGGATAGGATCAACTGCTATTTTGATTCCTACAACCATTCGCATGGTTCGCCGCTTTAATCGTGAAAATATACAAGAAAAAATCGTTCTTCCTTGA
- a CDS encoding cold-shock protein, which produces MAQGTVKWFNATKGFGFITTEEGNDVFVHFSAIQTDGFKTLDEGQKVSFDLEEGPRGPQAINVTK; this is translated from the coding sequence ATGGCACAAGGAACTGTAAAATGGTTTAACGCTACTAAAGGTTTTGGCTTCATTACAACTGAAGAAGGCAACGATGTATTCGTACACTTCTCAGCTATTCAAACTGATGGCTTCAAAACTCTTGATGAAGGCCAAAAAGTTAGCTTTGATCTTGAAGAAGGCCCACGTGGACCTCAAGCAATCAACGTTACTAAATAA
- a CDS encoding 5-formyltetrahydrofolate cyclo-ligase, translated as MEKKALIRKEMINLLKSFDFADKSHQSQKIITKLLESEQWKSAKTVALYMPQEFEFDLHPLFEQDDKQIVIPKTLADRHMIFVKYDKNDLERTKFGILEPKSKNEVVPDLILVPGLAWNKEGYRIGFGAGYYDRYLTSFSGQTVSLCYDFQHKDFHPEPHDISIGEIFTYEH; from the coding sequence ATGGAAAAGAAAGCGCTAATTCGAAAAGAAATGATAAATTTACTGAAAAGTTTTGATTTTGCTGACAAAAGCCACCAAAGTCAGAAAATTATTACAAAACTGCTTGAATCTGAACAATGGAAAAGCGCAAAAACCGTGGCGCTCTACATGCCGCAAGAGTTTGAATTTGATTTGCATCCCCTTTTCGAGCAGGACGATAAACAAATTGTTATACCAAAAACTTTGGCTGATCGTCACATGATTTTTGTAAAATACGACAAAAATGACTTAGAACGCACAAAATTTGGTATACTAGAACCTAAGTCTAAAAACGAAGTTGTGCCTGATTTAATTTTGGTCCCCGGCTTGGCTTGGAATAAGGAAGGCTATCGGATTGGTTTTGGCGCGGGATATTATGACCGTTATCTGACAAGCTTTTCTGGACAAACAGTGAGTCTATGTTATGATTTCCAGCACAAAGACTTTCATCCAGAACCTCATGATATAAGCATAGGAGAAATATTTACTTATGAACATTGA
- a CDS encoding rhomboid family intramembrane serine protease yields the protein MNIDMIKKDFMKHKATYILSLLTTMVWLYQFLRYGLAATSAINLFNTGALFPPAILADPTQLWRLVTPIFIHIGWTHFLMNTLTLFFIGRQVEAVFGSLNFSLIYILSGIFGNAATFIFSPNSLSAGASTSIFGLFAAIAGIGFFTGHPMLKQIGKTFTILIAINLFFNMFNLSSVNIWSHVGGAVGGLLLAPVFPPKYFKNSVPMQNRILSGVTVVVLFIVFLILPFIK from the coding sequence ATGAACATTGATATGATAAAAAAAGACTTTATGAAGCATAAAGCGACTTATATTTTATCACTTTTAACAACGATGGTTTGGCTTTATCAATTTTTACGTTATGGTTTAGCTGCAACCTCAGCAATTAACCTTTTTAATACTGGTGCATTATTCCCACCAGCCATTTTAGCTGATCCAACTCAATTGTGGCGCCTCGTTACACCAATTTTTATTCATATTGGATGGACACACTTCCTCATGAATACTCTGACGCTCTTTTTTATCGGCCGTCAGGTTGAAGCTGTATTTGGGAGTCTTAATTTCAGTTTGATATATATTCTTTCAGGAATTTTTGGCAATGCAGCAACCTTTATCTTTTCGCCCAATTCCTTATCTGCAGGAGCATCAACTTCGATCTTTGGTCTTTTTGCAGCTATTGCAGGGATAGGCTTTTTTACAGGGCATCCGATGCTAAAACAGATTGGTAAGACCTTTACCATCTTGATTGCGATTAATCTATTCTTTAATATGTTTAATCTTAGCTCCGTCAATATTTGGTCACATGTTGGAGGAGCAGTGGGTGGACTTCTTTTAGCTCCTGTGTTTCCACCCAAATATTTCAAAAATTCTGTACCCATGCAAAATCGTATTTTATCAGGAGTAACGGTTGTTGTTTTATTTATCGTTTTTCTGATTTTGCCATTTATAAAATAA
- a CDS encoding dUTP diphosphatase, translating into MKTRGFEIVSKYKNENLELPRRATKHAAGYDLSVAENITIKPGEIKLVSTGLKAYMQAGEVLYLYDRSSNPRKKGLVMINSVGVIDGDYYNNPGNEGEIFAQMQNITESEVVLEKGERIVQAVFMPFLVADGDEEVTKSTRTGGFGSTGK; encoded by the coding sequence ATGAAAACTCGTGGATTTGAAATAGTAAGTAAATACAAAAATGAAAACCTAGAACTACCAAGACGTGCAACCAAGCATGCGGCAGGCTATGACTTATCTGTGGCTGAAAATATTACCATTAAACCTGGGGAAATCAAGCTGGTTTCGACAGGACTGAAGGCATATATGCAAGCAGGAGAAGTTCTGTATCTCTATGATCGCTCATCAAACCCGCGTAAAAAAGGTTTAGTGATGATTAACTCGGTAGGCGTCATTGACGGTGACTATTATAATAACCCAGGCAATGAAGGCGAGATATTTGCTCAAATGCAAAATATTACGGAATCAGAAGTGGTCTTGGAAAAAGGTGAGAGAATTGTCCAAGCGGTCTTTATGCCTTTCTTGGTTGCTGATGGAGACGAAGAAGTGACTAAATCTACACGAACTGGCGGCTTTGGTTCCACAGGAAAATAG
- a CDS encoding bifunctional metallophosphatase/5'-nucleotidase, whose protein sequence is MNSLRIIHLNDLHSHLERFPVIERFFAEKSVGHPDVLRFDLGDNVDRVHPLTEATGGQINVALMNELDLTAATLGNNEGLGLTHDMLSRLYNQADFDILLSNITNMPFTQGPKIIKSSWGMRIGILGLTAPYLAYLQTGWDIVDPFVCLDQLLPLDCDFTILLSHLGKAIDEKIAKNYDIDLIIGSHTHHLFEHGAELHGTLLAAAGRYGEHVGEINLTFDQNNKIIASEISTIATNTLKKKSDALHINSWELEGRKMLQGRAVAEIPQSLTNVYPDYEASYFIAELLARYGKVGACVFNTGLLVTEALPSQFTLDDLHQFLPHSMRLVRLTMRGKELKEVLREMLDVSAMLSGQNIRGMGFRGKRFGQLIFQGISFDRGRFYYRNTAVRDAESYSIVVPDQYLFAWYFPLLKKQEKTEILFPYFLREIVANELKNEKMNKKRKGEESAKRS, encoded by the coding sequence ATGAATTCATTGCGCATTATTCACTTGAACGATTTGCACTCGCATTTGGAACGATTTCCAGTGATTGAGCGTTTTTTTGCGGAAAAATCAGTTGGGCATCCAGATGTCTTACGCTTTGACTTAGGGGATAATGTTGATCGGGTACATCCTTTAACGGAGGCAACAGGAGGGCAGATTAATGTTGCTTTGATGAATGAGCTGGATTTGACAGCAGCGACCCTCGGCAACAATGAAGGTTTAGGCTTAACTCATGATATGCTAAGCCGTTTATATAATCAAGCAGACTTTGATATCTTGCTTTCAAATATCACGAATATGCCTTTTACCCAAGGCCCTAAAATTATAAAGAGCAGTTGGGGGATGCGTATTGGAATTCTTGGCTTGACAGCTCCTTATCTCGCCTATTTACAAACAGGTTGGGATATTGTTGATCCTTTTGTTTGCTTGGATCAGCTCTTGCCACTGGATTGTGACTTTACGATTCTTTTGAGTCATTTGGGTAAGGCCATTGATGAAAAAATCGCCAAAAATTACGATATCGATTTAATTATTGGAAGCCATACGCATCATCTTTTTGAACACGGAGCCGAGTTACACGGAACCTTACTTGCAGCTGCTGGAAGGTATGGAGAGCATGTCGGTGAAATCAATCTTACCTTTGATCAAAATAATAAAATAATTGCTTCAGAAATTTCCACGATTGCTACCAATACGCTGAAAAAAAAAAGTGACGCTTTACATATCAACTCGTGGGAATTGGAAGGGCGGAAAATGTTGCAAGGCAGGGCTGTCGCCGAAATTCCGCAGAGTTTGACCAATGTTTATCCTGACTATGAGGCAAGCTATTTTATTGCGGAGTTACTTGCCCGATATGGCAAGGTGGGTGCTTGTGTTTTCAATACTGGACTCTTAGTTACAGAAGCATTGCCAAGCCAATTTACTTTAGACGATTTACACCAATTTCTGCCGCATTCCATGCGTTTGGTGCGGCTTACGATGCGGGGGAAGGAACTGAAAGAAGTTTTACGTGAAATGCTTGATGTATCTGCAATGCTGTCGGGACAAAACATTCGCGGTATGGGTTTTCGAGGGAAACGATTTGGGCAGCTTATCTTTCAGGGAATAAGTTTCGATAGAGGGAGATTTTATTATAGAAATACGGCTGTGCGCGATGCGGAGTCTTATAGCATAGTCGTCCCTGATCAGTATCTCTTTGCTTGGTATTTCCCTTTATTGAAAAAACAAGAGAAAACAGAAATACTTTTTCCGTATTTTCTACGAGAAATAGTAGCAAATGAATTAAAAAACGAGAAAATGAACAAAAAGAGAAAGGGAGAGGAAAGTGCCAAAAGAAGTTGA
- a CDS encoding YutD family protein: protein MPKEVDESKLNYNRFPGEQVTATEDIVKVGGKTFHLVYNYREGFDAEKLEQRFSDIFDKYDYIVGDWGFEQLRLKGFFSVSRKKMQSENKIDRLEDYLNEYCNYGCAYFVLRRVRSQDEAYTSERVFEDKPRQPKFEKPRRRNNRNKNRSTQEKQKKNEKKTFEIRDKAGKKPAKIKQNEKNEKDIPSKSNFVIRERSKK from the coding sequence GTGCCAAAAGAAGTTGACGAATCAAAATTAAATTATAATCGTTTTCCTGGCGAGCAGGTGACTGCTACAGAAGACATTGTAAAAGTAGGTGGTAAGACTTTTCATCTGGTTTACAATTATCGTGAAGGGTTCGATGCTGAAAAGCTGGAGCAGCGATTTAGCGATATTTTCGATAAGTATGATTACATTGTGGGAGATTGGGGCTTTGAGCAGCTCCGTTTAAAAGGTTTTTTCTCAGTGAGTCGAAAAAAAATGCAATCTGAAAACAAGATTGATCGACTGGAAGATTATCTCAATGAATATTGCAATTATGGCTGTGCCTACTTTGTTTTACGTCGTGTCCGCTCACAAGATGAAGCTTACACATCAGAACGTGTTTTTGAAGATAAGCCGCGACAACCTAAATTTGAAAAACCACGACGTCGTAATAATCGCAACAAAAATCGGAGTACTCAAGAAAAGCAAAAGAAAAATGAGAAAAAGACTTTTGAGATTCGCGATAAAGCAGGCAAGAAGCCTGCTAAAATAAAACAAAATGAGAAAAATGAGAAAGATATACCCTCTAAATCTAATTTTGTAATACGAGAACGTTCAAAAAAATAA
- the rlmN gene encoding 23S rRNA (adenine(2503)-C(2))-methyltransferase RlmN yields MEKQTIYGLTRDQLIDWAIENGEKKFRATQVWDWLYRKRVQTFEEMTNLSKDFIAKLNEHFIMNPLEQVVVQESEDGTVKYLFMLPDKMMIETVLMRQSYGLSVCVTTQVGCNMGCTFCASGILKKERDVTAGEIVAQIMLVQKYFDEKGQDERVSHVVVMGIGEPFDNYVNLMNFLRTINDDNGLAIGARHITVSTCGFMPAKIKEFANENLQVNLAISLHAPNNDLRTSLMRITRSAPLEKLFDAIDYYTETTNRRVTYEYIMLSGENDTPEIAQELADLIKPRNKLSYVNLIPYNPVAEHIKYERSTRNDTAKFYDVLKKNGINCVVRQEHGTDIDAACGQLRSKQIRKNKEK; encoded by the coding sequence ATGGAAAAACAAACAATTTACGGCTTAACACGTGATCAACTTATTGATTGGGCGATTGAAAATGGTGAAAAAAAATTTCGTGCAACCCAAGTATGGGATTGGCTTTACCGAAAACGTGTCCAAACGTTTGAAGAAATGACAAACCTCTCCAAGGATTTTATTGCAAAGTTGAATGAACATTTTATTATGAATCCTTTGGAGCAAGTCGTTGTACAAGAGTCAGAAGATGGCACGGTTAAGTATCTTTTTATGTTACCAGATAAAATGATGATTGAAACTGTGTTGATGCGCCAATCCTATGGTTTATCTGTATGTGTGACTACACAGGTGGGATGTAATATGGGATGTACGTTCTGTGCCTCTGGTATTCTAAAAAAAGAGCGTGACGTGACAGCTGGAGAGATAGTCGCTCAAATCATGTTGGTCCAAAAATACTTTGATGAAAAAGGCCAAGATGAGCGTGTTTCTCATGTTGTAGTTATGGGTATCGGTGAACCCTTTGACAACTATGTAAACTTGATGAACTTTTTACGTACGATCAATGATGATAACGGTCTTGCTATTGGGGCACGTCATATTACAGTGTCAACCTGTGGTTTCATGCCAGCAAAAATTAAAGAGTTTGCAAATGAAAACTTACAGGTGAACTTGGCTATTTCTTTACACGCACCAAACAATGATTTACGCACAAGTCTGATGCGTATCACACGTAGCGCGCCACTCGAAAAACTTTTTGATGCGATCGATTATTATACTGAAACAACAAATCGTCGGGTAACCTATGAGTACATCATGCTTTCTGGAGAAAATGATACACCGGAAATTGCTCAAGAATTAGCTGATTTAATAAAACCCCGAAATAAACTTTCGTATGTCAATCTGATTCCCTATAACCCTGTCGCTGAACATATCAAATATGAACGTTCAACTCGAAATGATACGGCGAAGTTTTACGATGTGCTCAAGAAAAATGGTATCAACTGTGTTGTGCGCCAAGAGCACGGTACAGACATTGATGCCGCTTGCGGACAACTCAGAAGCAAGCAAATTAGAAAAAATAAAGAAAAGTAA
- the arcA gene encoding arginine deiminase, which yields MEKAINVNSEIGKLKSVLLHRPGAEVENITPDTMHQLLFDDIPYLKIAQKEHDFFAQTLRDNGAETVYIEDLAADVFQTESVKKDFLARLLHEAGYRPGRTLEGLTEYLTSMDTKAMVDKIYAGVRKNELDLKRTVLSDMAGSDAENHFYLNPLPNAYFTRDPQASMGVGMTINKMTFPARQPESLITEYVMANHPRFKDTPIWRDRNHTTRIEGGDELVLNKHTVAIGVSERTSSKTIQALAKELFANPLSTFDTVLAVEIPHNHAMMHLDTVFTMINHDQFTVFPGIFDGSGNINAFILRPGKDGDVEIEHLTDLKVALKKVLELSELDLIECGNGDPIVAPREQWNDGSNTLAIAPGEIVTYDRNYVTIELLKEHGIKVHEILSSELARGRGGARCMSQPLWREDI from the coding sequence ATGGAAAAAGCAATCAATGTCAACTCAGAAATCGGAAAACTTAAATCAGTTCTCCTTCATCGTCCAGGTGCTGAAGTCGAAAACATCACACCAGACACAATGCATCAGCTCTTGTTTGATGATATCCCTTACTTGAAAATTGCTCAGAAGGAACACGATTTCTTTGCTCAAACATTGCGTGATAATGGAGCCGAAACAGTCTATATAGAAGATCTTGCCGCAGATGTTTTTCAAACTGAAAGCGTTAAAAAAGATTTCTTGGCTCGACTCTTGCATGAAGCGGGCTATCGCCCAGGACGTACACTTGAAGGTTTGACAGAGTACTTGACAAGCATGGATACAAAAGCAATGGTTGACAAGATTTATGCAGGTGTTCGTAAAAATGAATTGGATCTGAAACGTACAGTTCTTAGCGATATGGCCGGTTCTGATGCTGAAAACCATTTCTATCTCAATCCATTGCCAAATGCTTACTTTACGCGTGACCCACAAGCATCTATGGGTGTAGGGATGACCATTAACAAAATGACTTTCCCAGCACGTCAACCAGAATCATTGATTACAGAATATGTAATGGCAAACCACCCACGTTTTAAAGACACTCCAATTTGGCGTGACCGTAACCATACAACTCGTATTGAAGGTGGTGATGAACTCGTATTAAACAAACATACCGTAGCTATTGGTGTTTCTGAACGCACTTCATCTAAGACAATTCAAGCTTTAGCTAAAGAATTGTTTGCAAACCCATTGTCAACCTTTGACACTGTACTTGCTGTTGAAATTCCACATAATCACGCAATGATGCACTTGGATACTGTATTTACAATGATTAATCATGATCAGTTTACAGTCTTCCCAGGAATCTTTGATGGCTCTGGAAATATCAATGCATTCATCTTACGTCCAGGTAAAGATGGCGATGTGGAAATTGAACATTTGACAGACCTAAAAGTTGCTCTTAAGAAAGTGTTGGAACTCTCAGAACTTGACTTGATTGAATGTGGTAATGGTGACCCAATCGTTGCCCCTCGTGAACAATGGAATGATGGCTCAAATACATTAGCGATTGCTCCAGGTGAAATCGTTACTTATGACCGTAACTATGTCACAATCGAATTACTTAAAGAACACGGTATCAAAGTACATGAAATTCTTTCAAGCGAGTTAGCACGTGGTCGTGGTGGAGCACGTTGTATGTCTCAACCATTGTGGCGTGAAGATATTTAA
- the argF gene encoding ornithine carbamoyltransferase, which produces MQTPKINSVFQGRSFLAEKDFTPAEIQYLVDFAIHLKALKKNNIPHHYLEGKNIALLFAKTSTRTRAAFTTAAIDLGAHPEYLGKDDIQLGIKESTEDTARVLGSMFDAIERRGFSQKEVEDLAKYSGVPVWNGLTDDWHPTQMIADYMTIKEEFGYLKGLKLAYVGDGRNNMANSLIVTGAMLGVSVTIVAPESLQPSEEVMEIARKFAAESGAKPETTADIEAGVKGANIIYSDVWVSMGESNWEERVELLTPYRITMDMMKLTGTPDEELIFMHCLPAFHDTETEYGKEIKEEYGLTEMEVTDEVFRSKYARQFEEAENRMHSIKAIMAATLGNLFIPDVPSIK; this is translated from the coding sequence ATGCAAACACCAAAAATTAACTCAGTTTTCCAAGGTCGTTCATTTTTAGCAGAAAAAGATTTTACACCTGCAGAAATTCAATATCTTGTTGACTTCGCTATTCACTTAAAAGCGTTGAAGAAAAATAATATTCCTCACCACTATCTTGAAGGAAAAAATATTGCCTTACTTTTTGCTAAGACTTCTACACGTACGCGTGCCGCATTTACAACAGCAGCTATCGACCTCGGTGCTCACCCAGAATACCTTGGTAAAGATGATATTCAACTTGGTATCAAAGAATCTACTGAAGATACAGCGCGTGTTCTTGGCTCAATGTTTGATGCGATTGAACGTCGTGGTTTCTCACAAAAAGAAGTTGAAGACTTGGCAAAATACTCAGGTGTTCCCGTATGGAATGGTTTGACTGATGATTGGCACCCAACTCAAATGATTGCAGACTATATGACAATCAAAGAAGAATTTGGTTACCTTAAAGGTCTTAAATTGGCTTATGTTGGTGATGGTCGTAACAACATGGCTAACTCTCTTATCGTCACAGGAGCGATGCTTGGAGTTAGCGTAACTATCGTAGCGCCTGAATCACTTCAACCTTCAGAAGAAGTTATGGAAATTGCGCGTAAATTTGCAGCTGAATCAGGTGCAAAACCAGAAACAACTGCAGATATTGAAGCAGGGGTTAAAGGCGCAAACATTATCTACTCAGACGTATGGGTATCAATGGGTGAATCAAACTGGGAAGAACGTGTAGAACTTCTCACTCCATACCGTATCACCATGGATATGATGAAATTGACTGGAACTCCAGATGAAGAACTGATCTTCATGCACTGCTTACCAGCTTTCCACGATACTGAAACTGAATACGGTAAAGAAATTAAAGAAGAGTATGGCTTGACTGAAATGGAAGTTACTGACGAAGTGTTCCGTTCTAAATATGCACGTCAATTTGAAGAAGCTGAAAACCGTATGCACTCTATCAAAGCAATTATGGCAGCAACTTTGGGTAACCTCTTCATTCCAGATGTACCAAGTATCAAATAA